ACTATCTAATAAATGGTGAATGTCATACAATAGCACTCGTCCGCGTATTCAATTCTAGCAGAGAAAATAAAATGTCAGATATATTTCGACTTGtaagaagaatgaaaagaCTCACCCAGCTAATGGGTAACCGTTCGCCTCACAAAAAGAAACACAAACACCCCTTGTCATATTACTCGCAGTAAAATGAGAGCCTGTAAGCGCACGACCAGTCGTGCTTTCCGCAATGCATCCAACCTCTGTATAGCCATCAGGAATGACAGACTTGAAGTCGGTGAATCCAATTCCGTCATCAGTGTAATTGGGGTAAGTAGGTTTGGTGCCATTCCCAATCCAAAGGGGGTTGTCGCCAGGAAGCTTACTAATAGAGTGACCGTCACCAATGTCCTCGTCAACCAGAAGGTTGAGAGGCTTGCaggcagaggcagaggcggaATCGATGTAAGGGACGAAAGGAGGACAGTTGTTGAGCTCTCCACCTACGCCATTGTCCTGGTTGCACTGATCGAGGGCTTCCTGCAGGACATTGGTACCGTTCGCAAGGGAAGGCCAGCCATTGACGAAGTCACCGTGCATAGAGTAGCCAGTAGTGTCGCCAGTCGCGAAAACCCAAGTGACATTGCCAGCACCGTTGAAAGGGAAATCTTGAACGTTGTAGATGAATTCGTAGAATAGAGACACGAGACGGACAGGGTGAGTAGAAGGACAGTCACCCCCATCGACACCACCACTAGGCCAAGCCATGTGGGACTTGTGATCGTTAGAATCGAGGTTAACACCATCCCAACAAGAGCGGAAGAATACCTGGGCCCTCATACCATTGGGGCAGTTAtgattgaagaagctgttaCGCTCAGCCCAGTCGGCGTCCCCCGAATGATCATTATCGTAGTCGAGACAGACATAGGTGATAGCAGCAGAGTCTGGATCACCATCGACATATTCTCGTCGGAAAGGGTCACCAGATATCATACGAAGGCCATCAGGGAAGGCTTGGACTGTGTCTTGGCCTAAAGAATAGCGGGGCAAGTAATACGTGTTGACATATGAGACAGAAATCATCTCGTAAGACTCATCGGCAGGGTTGTAGTAGTACAGCTGGGGAGTCCAATAATTGGATTTGTCGACGGTGATACTGCCCCAAAGTCAGGCAAAATTATACCATACGAGTAGTGTACTTACGAAGCCGTGGAACAGGTACTTTCCTGGGTAGATTGATACGTCATTGCCTTGTCGAAGTTATTACCCCCAACGATAGCATGGACATGGCTAGAGATCTCGCCAGGTGAAACAATGCTGCCGATAAATTAGCTGACTGTCTCCCTCGCAAGAATTTTACTCACGGATCCAATCGGGTGGTCTCAAGGATAGGATGTGAAAGGATAAAGTAAGCGTTGGTCGGTACAGCTAAGActgcaagaagagagaagatttGCTGGAACTGCATGGTGATAGGGCAACGGTTATCGGTTGTAGTGAGGTACAAATGATGTGTGCCAAATCGATCAATGACAAGAACGTCAAGGTGAAAAGGAGCGTGATGGTAGAAAGAATTATACTAAGGAGAGTCGGATGGATACAGCCGGATCTGCTGAAGAAAACAAATGTATATGGGCGTCAAGATCGTAACGATAGCAGTAGAAGAAAGAACGAGAGAAGGAACGTGGAGTCGTTTTGATAGTGATTGATTTGACGGATGAGGATGCCGGGGAGAAATTTGGATCGAGGCTCTGTTATATACCAGTCATGACTGAGTGCGCTGTAGTAGACGATCAACAACAGGGGAAcaaaggagaggaagagccgTTTTATTATATCAGGAACCAGGGCGCCTTATCGTCCAAATCCCGAACCCTTCCTCCATGGATAAAGGGATAGGGAAATAAGAATCAAGTGGGTAAGCAATAAATAGGCGACAGACAAAAGAAAGGTATTTACTGGATAGCAAAACGTACAATCCTGTCCGATCTTTTACTTTCGGGCTCGTACTCGTTCAAAAATTGAGGCTTGTCTTCGTTatgtttgttgttggacgcttccatcctccaccctccACTGTTCACGCATGTCAGTTATCATCAGCCATTTCGCCCTCCGGCCTTCGAAAGCCAAAAGGCTAGTCCAATTGATACCTGCATACGCAAAGTGTAAAATGCGAAGCATGGAGAGTGAAAATGCGAATGCTGGATGAAACGTGGAACGAACGTCGTACCGTAGCGCCGCAAGAGTGTAAATGTGGAATTATTTGTTGCCAAGGCACCGCCGTAGGTCGTGGTTACTTATACTTAGTGCCTCGTCGTGCCTCGTGCCCCGTGATTTGCCGTCGCTGCCATTTGTCAGGGAAGGCGTAACACGTCGCTCGCTCGTCGTCTTATATAGTTACGCAGTAGTATAGTAATATggggtggaggatggtAGGAAGTAGTTTGTGCATCGATACTTGATAGAAGGCTGTTGATAGTTGATAACTGGTGGGGGTTATGAGCTGTGAGCTACTACTTGATACGTGAGCTGCAAGCTGCATGAGTTATGACTGAGTATGATGAGCATAAGCGCATAATAACGCAGGAGGCTTCACGTGGTGTGAACCAAAGACGTCCAGACAGTGCTGCAACGGGCGAAGCGCCTTCTATGAGGTGTGAAAGATCATGACCACCAATTATAAGACTACTGTACTAATTAATAGACTGACTCGATTGCTGACGGCTGATGCTCTGAGCGCTGACGAGCGCTGACGAGCTGCTGGAGGTTAGGTTAGGTTAGGTTAGGGGCCGATGAACGCTGATCGCTTAAAGAGtaaaagaagggaagggagaaacagcaggggaaaagaaaggagaggtaTCCGGACACCGGAAGGGGCTGATCTCAGAAGCGATTAGAAACTGAATGACACTGCCAACTTCCAACTATACGGGTAATGAAAAAATGAAAACATGTGAACAACATTTCCAGACGCGCCAGCACGTCAGACTCAGGAGGACGGCGCCACATCCGGCAAATAATTGTGGTTAGATACCTTGAAGCTTAAACCTTAAACCTCCATTCTGGCTTTGTTTGTTGATTTCAACTTGCCCAGTTTTCTGGACGTGAAATGATGAGTACAGTAGTCAAATAATGCTGGCGACCATTTTTTGCCGTCAAACCTGTTGTAAAGTAAGTAACTTGCATGATGTTACagctctcatcatcctttgTCTCCTTTGCCCTATCACCGCAACCGATTTTTATTCAAGTTTTGAATAAGCAAAGGATTGATAAGAGGTTAGAGTCACAAGCAATGACACAACGGGTAATACTCCACCAGGATATGTTCTGCAAATGATGTGTGGTAGACCATTTTAATGACAACACTATAGGTCAGTGCTCGATATCAAACAACAAGGCCAGCAGAAACTCTCACTTCAACATTTCAGGCACAAAACCTCAAGCCTAGGCGGCACTCAGTCGCTGTAAAGTGCAATTTCAATCTGACCTGAATCACAATTCA
The nucleotide sequence above comes from Cryptococcus neoformans var. grubii H99 chromosome 1, complete sequence. Encoded proteins:
- a CDS encoding WSC domain-containing protein, producing the protein MQFQQIFSLLAVLAVPTNAYFILSHPILETTRLDPIVSPGEISSHVHAIVGGNNFDKAMTYQSTQESTCSTASITVDKSNYWTPQLYYYNPADESYEMISVSYVNTYYLPRYSLGQDTVQAFPDGLRMISGDPFRREYVDGDPDSAAITYVCLDYDNDHSGDADWAERNSFFNHNCPNGMRAQVFFRSCWDGVNLDSNDHKSHMAWPSGGVDGGDCPSTHPVRLVSLFYEFIYNVQDFPFNGAGNVTWVFATGDTTGYSMHGDFVNGWPSLANGTNVLQEALDQCNQDNGVGGELNNCPPFVPYIDSASASACKPLNLLVDEDIGDGHSISKLPGDNPLWIGNGTKPTYPNYTDDGIGFTDFKSVIPDGYTEVGCIAESTTGRALTGSHFTASNMTRGVCVSFCEANGYPLAGIEYADECYCDFEMRNGASNTTLLASEKCNLACAANSNENCGGSSTLTLFNNPSLYSAPTYPTGWTSYGCMTEATNERALAKYSFSSSSMTPQLCMSTCQAEGYIYSGTEYSTQCYCANSFSAGSVAADESSCSMACGGDKLQTCGGSDRLTTFKFDNNTASSRSSITSSAITSVAANESTLISAVSSTSGTSSIMLNAITASTSSISPNSATSLSTYSYSGSSTTSSLISTSASASASSSSVTTVPSASALSSQYLGCYSDYTPRHLNGTSYTSTTSMTNEACVSFCTGKGYAFAGTEYAQECHCGDYLNTSVKRNENRCITPCTGDVNEMCGNGGLLNVYDTGLGNGIYMAGQYSKRSFSAKFRL